In the genome of Segatella copri, one region contains:
- a CDS encoding RNA-binding domain-containing protein produces the protein MLELELQQYLFREYPQENARCEWKEFKNLKNSFCGDEKDDVISYVSAIANMEGGHLVIGVKDKTLEIVGTDISRLTFNGQPANTQSTTFKLTEQCTYLSSEGLSIEEFITDDTNRRVWIIHIPKHLPRRPVLAHKKAWQRIEDSLVELTQERMAVILEEPIYAAKDWSAEIVPDATIDDLDEVAIAKARMMFKKVHSRIPAEEVNAWNVQTFLSKCGLTRNGGITRAAIILLGKYESAFKLRPAVVQVTWTRRDKNQEVVDYEHFTVPFILTVDEILSKIENLTLREMPGGTLFPDTMKQYDDYTIREALHNCIGHQDYTLQQRINFVENPGYLYYSNAGTFIPGTLENVLRNEEPQTHFRNECLCRAMVDFNMIDTVSRGIKKMFNEQWRRHFPMPDYEIDQIKKKVVVRIYGNEINKRYTDLLKTNDTLSLWDCISLDAVQKGRTIHEDIAQDLLKRGLIEGEVPHYSISLSIAKNTHQLPSYTKTKGLDKERLRQMVLQYLSNAGDEGAKRDSIYEYLKDVLPQNKTEEQKIRMLGDLLKNMSKEYLIKAEGRTWYVMPQS, from the coding sequence ATGCTCGAACTCGAACTACAACAATACCTCTTCCGCGAATACCCACAAGAGAATGCTCGCTGTGAATGGAAGGAATTTAAAAATCTGAAGAACTCGTTCTGTGGGGACGAGAAGGATGATGTTATTTCCTACGTGTCAGCTATTGCCAACATGGAGGGTGGACATCTTGTGATTGGTGTAAAGGATAAGACGCTTGAAATTGTTGGGACTGATATTTCAAGGCTTACTTTTAATGGGCAACCTGCAAACACTCAGTCGACAACGTTCAAACTCACAGAACAATGCACTTATCTTTCATCTGAAGGTCTAAGCATTGAGGAGTTTATAACCGATGATACAAATAGGCGAGTATGGATAATACATATTCCAAAGCACTTGCCTCGTCGCCCTGTCCTTGCCCACAAGAAGGCATGGCAACGCATAGAAGATTCGTTGGTGGAACTGACCCAAGAAAGAATGGCTGTCATTCTTGAAGAGCCAATCTACGCAGCAAAGGACTGGTCTGCAGAAATTGTACCAGATGCGACAATAGATGATTTGGATGAGGTTGCTATTGCCAAAGCTCGAATGATGTTCAAGAAAGTACATAGCCGTATTCCTGCTGAAGAAGTGAATGCCTGGAATGTTCAAACTTTCTTGAGCAAGTGTGGATTAACGAGAAACGGAGGTATTACTCGGGCAGCTATCATTTTGTTGGGCAAATACGAATCCGCTTTCAAACTGCGTCCTGCTGTTGTACAGGTTACTTGGACACGGCGAGACAAGAACCAGGAAGTGGTTGACTACGAACACTTCACAGTTCCATTTATATTAACGGTGGACGAAATCCTCTCAAAGATAGAGAATCTGACATTGCGTGAAATGCCTGGAGGTACGCTTTTCCCCGACACGATGAAGCAGTATGACGACTATACCATCCGTGAGGCCCTTCATAATTGTATTGGCCATCAAGACTACACTCTTCAGCAACGCATCAATTTCGTAGAGAATCCAGGATATCTGTATTATTCCAATGCTGGCACATTCATTCCTGGCACTTTGGAGAATGTTTTGAGGAACGAAGAGCCTCAGACGCATTTCCGCAATGAATGTTTATGTAGGGCGATGGTAGATTTCAACATGATTGATACCGTAAGCCGTGGTATCAAGAAAATGTTCAATGAGCAATGGCGCAGACACTTCCCTATGCCTGACTATGAGATTGACCAGATCAAGAAGAAAGTAGTTGTCCGCATCTATGGCAATGAAATCAATAAACGATACACTGATTTGTTGAAGACAAACGACACTCTATCTCTCTGGGATTGCATCTCTCTTGACGCAGTACAAAAAGGCAGAACTATTCATGAGGATATAGCGCAAGACTTACTCAAACGTGGACTGATAGAAGGTGAGGTCCCGCATTACAGTATTTCTCTTAGCATTGCCAAGAACACTCACCAACTGCCTTCTTACACAAAGACCAAAGGATTGGATAAGGAGAGATTGCGTCAAATGGTTCTACAGTATCTCAGCAATGCAGGAGACGAAGGCGCCAAGCGAGATAGTATATACGAATATCTGAAGGATGTTCTTCCGCAAAACAAGACGGAAGAACAAAAAATTCGTATGCTCGGAGATTTGCTCAAAAATATGAGCAAAGAATATTTAATAAAAGCGGAAGGACGAACTTGGTATGTCATGCCTCAATCATAG